A DNA window from Thiothrix subterranea contains the following coding sequences:
- the folE2 gene encoding GTP cyclohydrolase FolE2, with the protein MMSTNACQELPCAVAAMPDVAKQPLAGAKGTLNWVGMSQIELPVFLRSPNGERVQTLARVQAYVNLIDPNSKGIHMSRLYVALDTLLGMNDLTPEVLRATIAQFVDTHGGLSDAAYLECRFDYFERRNSLLSANSGWKNYPVKVAATLRNGQIDTEVSVEVPYSSTCPCSAALARQLIQEGFRETFGDASVVDANTVFDWLGTSNGIRATPHSQRSIAQVRVKLAEKVRILPITSLIDRVEAALKTPVQATVKREDEQEFARLNAANLMFCEDAARRLKNALNDDISVRDFWLRVNHMESLHAHDAVAVVVKGVEGGYRDDPREYVHPT; encoded by the coding sequence ATGATGTCTACAAATGCCTGCCAGGAATTGCCCTGTGCGGTTGCCGCTATGCCGGATGTTGCCAAGCAACCCCTCGCAGGTGCTAAAGGAACGCTCAACTGGGTGGGGATGAGCCAAATTGAGTTGCCAGTTTTTTTGCGCAGCCCCAACGGTGAGCGCGTGCAAACACTGGCACGGGTTCAGGCTTACGTTAATTTGATCGACCCTAACAGCAAGGGCATTCACATGTCGCGCTTATACGTGGCGCTAGACACACTCCTCGGCATGAATGATCTGACGCCTGAAGTTTTGCGTGCCACCATTGCGCAATTCGTTGATACCCATGGTGGTTTGAGCGATGCCGCTTATTTGGAATGCCGTTTTGACTATTTCGAGCGCCGCAATTCCTTGCTGAGCGCTAACAGTGGTTGGAAAAACTACCCCGTAAAAGTCGCTGCTACTTTGCGTAACGGGCAAATTGACACCGAAGTCAGCGTGGAAGTGCCTTATTCTTCCACTTGCCCCTGTTCGGCAGCATTAGCGCGGCAATTGATTCAAGAAGGTTTCCGCGAAACGTTTGGCGACGCTTCCGTCGTGGATGCGAACACCGTTTTCGACTGGTTAGGAACAAGCAACGGGATTCGGGCGACCCCGCACAGCCAGCGCAGCATTGCGCAAGTACGGGTAAAATTGGCAGAAAAAGTACGCATACTGCCCATTACCAGCCTGATTGACCGGGTGGAAGCGGCGCTGAAAACCCCGGTACAAGCCACGGTGAAACGCGAAGATGAGCAAGAGTTTGCGCGTTTGAATGCGGCGAATCTGATGTTCTGCGAAGACGCGGCACGTCGCCTGAAAAATGCTTTGAACGACGATATTTCGGTGCGCGATTTCTGGTTGCGTGTCAATCACATGGAAAGCTTGCACGCTCACGATGCGGTCGCCGTTGTCGTTAAAGGCGTGGAAGGGGGCTACCGTGACGATCCGCGTGAATACGTCCACCCCACCTGA